The proteins below are encoded in one region of Chloroflexota bacterium:
- a CDS encoding von Willebrand factor type A domain-containing protein → MPLMEAPASADSQSATKSYDAAPPAASQFNPTTPVYEAAPPSATNFQDYRQSGFEAAVNDSVSTFSLDTDRTSYQLALNWARAGHQVDPDSVRAEEWINAFNYGYELPAHDDSFSITTEAIPHPLQGGLHLVRIGFQAPEFRDDVPLNVTLVLDASGSMADGNRVAIAREAADTIRRSLRNDDRIAVVHFTNNVVRDLTVSHTDPGDRGVRYSIDQLRPRGSTNVQAGLDQGVRLADRARRDRPDAHNYVILMSDGVANVDATDPFAILESAYDRDAKNPLRLITIGVGINNYNDVLLEQLAQHGNGWYRYLSDVNQARATFSRDSWLPLSIPFADQTRAQVRWNPAVVEYWRLVGYENRVTSDESFTQDRREFAEIPMGAATTVFYEVQLRPNAQLNPTVRQHLGEVQLRWVEPGSGLSNRQTETLAASSGQLNNAQSAALLDFGALVALAADRYASLPGVDSRDGAGVQRDLATIYDWLLPLGNQLGSLGSYQDFAFLLERLTNGLPVYPETDSGYSR, encoded by the coding sequence ATGCCGCTGATGGAAGCGCCGGCGTCCGCAGACAGCCAGTCTGCAACCAAGTCGTACGATGCCGCTCCGCCCGCGGCGTCCCAGTTCAACCCCACGACCCCCGTGTACGAGGCCGCGCCCCCGTCCGCGACCAACTTCCAGGACTACCGGCAGTCCGGCTTCGAGGCCGCGGTGAACGACAGCGTCTCCACCTTCAGCCTCGACACGGACCGCACGTCCTACCAGCTCGCATTGAACTGGGCCAGGGCCGGCCACCAGGTTGACCCCGACTCCGTCCGCGCCGAGGAGTGGATCAACGCCTTCAACTACGGCTACGAGCTCCCGGCCCACGACGACAGCTTCTCCATCACCACAGAGGCCATTCCGCACCCGCTCCAGGGTGGGCTGCACTTGGTGCGCATCGGCTTCCAGGCGCCCGAGTTTCGTGACGACGTTCCGCTGAACGTGACCCTCGTGCTGGACGCCTCCGGCTCCATGGCCGACGGCAACCGCGTCGCCATCGCCCGCGAGGCCGCCGACACCATCCGGCGCAGCCTCCGCAACGATGACCGCATCGCCGTCGTCCACTTCACCAACAACGTCGTCCGTGACCTCACGGTCTCCCACACGGACCCCGGCGACCGCGGCGTCCGCTACTCCATCGACCAGCTTCGCCCTCGCGGTTCCACCAACGTGCAGGCAGGCCTCGACCAGGGCGTGCGGCTCGCCGACCGGGCCCGCCGCGACCGGCCCGACGCCCACAACTACGTCATCCTCATGTCTGACGGCGTGGCCAACGTCGACGCCACAGACCCCTTCGCCATCCTGGAGTCCGCCTACGACCGCGACGCCAAGAACCCCCTGCGCCTCATCACCATCGGCGTCGGCATCAACAACTACAATGACGTGCTGCTGGAGCAGCTGGCCCAGCACGGCAACGGCTGGTACCGCTACCTGAGCGACGTCAACCAGGCGCGCGCCACCTTCAGCCGCGACAGCTGGCTCCCCCTCTCCATCCCCTTCGCCGACCAGACCCGGGCGCAGGTGCGCTGGAACCCCGCCGTCGTCGAGTACTGGCGGCTGGTGGGCTACGAGAACCGCGTGACCTCCGACGAGTCCTTCACGCAGGATCGCAGGGAGTTTGCGGAGATCCCGATGGGCGCCGCAACCACCGTCTTCTACGAGGTCCAACTCCGCCCCAACGCGCAGCTGAACCCCACGGTCAGGCAGCACCTCGGTGAGGTGCAGCTCCGGTGGGTCGAGCCCGGCAGCGGCCTCTCGAACCGGCAGACCGAGACCCTGGCCGCCAGCTCAGGCCAACTGAACAACGCGCAGTCCGCCGCGCTCCTCGACTTCGGCGCCCTCGTCGCCTTGGCCGCTGACCGCTACGCCAGTCTGCCCGGCGTGGACAGCCGCGACGGGGCCGGCGTGCAGCGGGACCTGGCAACCATCTACGACTGGCTCCTGCCCCTCGGCAACCAGCTTGGCAGCCTGGGCTCCTACCAGGACTTTGCCTTCCTGCTGGAGCGGTTGACAAACGGGCTTCCGGTCTACCCGGAGACGGACTCCGGCTACAGCAGATAG